From Capra hircus breed San Clemente chromosome 1, ASM170441v1, whole genome shotgun sequence, the proteins below share one genomic window:
- the HES1 gene encoding transcription factor HES-1, translating to MPADIMEKNSSSPVAATPASVNTTPDKPKTASEHRKSSKPIMEKRRRARINESLSQLKTLILDALKKDSSRHSKLEKADILEMTVKHLRNLQRAQMTAALSTDPSVLGKYRAGFSECMNEVTRFLSTCEGVNTEVRTRLLGHLANCMTQINAMTYPGQPHPALQAPPPPPPGPGGPQHAPFAPPPPLVPIPGGAAPPPGGAPCKLGSPAGEAAKVFGGFQVVPAPDGQFAFLIPNGAFAHSGPVIPVYTSNSGTSVGPNAVSPSSGPSLTADSMWRPWRN from the exons atgccagcTGATATAATGGAGAAAAACTCCTCGTCCCCGGTGGCTGCTACCCCAGCCAGTGTCAACACGACACCGGATAAACCAAAGACAGCATCTGAGCACAGAAAG TCATCAAAACCTATCATGGAGAAAAGACGAAGAGCAAGAATAAATGAAAGTCTGAGCCAGCTAAAAACACTGATTTTGGATGCTCTTAAAAAAGAT AGTTCGCGGCATTCCAAGCTGGAGAAGGCGGACATTCTGGAAATGACAGTGAAACACCTCCGGAACCTGCAGCGGGCACAGATGACGG CCGCGCTAAGCACAGACCCGAGCGTGCTGGGGAAGTACCGCGCCGGCTTCAGCGAGTGCATGAACGAGGTGACCCGCTTCCTGTCCACGTGTGAGGGCGTTAACACCGAGGTGCGCACCCGACTCCTCGGCCACCTGGCCAACTGCATGACCCAGATCAACGCCATGACCTACCCAGGGCAGCCGCACCCCGCCTTGcaggcgccgccgccgcccccgccagGACCTGGCGGCCCGCAGCACGCGCCGttcgcgccgccgccgccgctcgtGCCGATCCCCGGGGGTGCGGCGCCCCCTCCCGGCGGCGCGCCCTGCAAGCTGGGCAGCCCTGCTGGAGAGGCGGCTAAGGTGTTCGGCGGCTTCCAGGTGGTGCCGGCTCCCGACGGCCAGTTTGCCTTCCTCATACCTAATGGGGCCTTCGCTCACAGCGGCCCAGTCATCCCAGTCTACACCAGCAACAGCGGGACCTCGGTGGGCCCCAACGCAGTGTCACCTTCCAGCGGCCCCTCTCTCACGGCAGACTCCATGTGGAGACCGTGGCGGAACTGA